From a region of the Hypanus sabinus isolate sHypSab1 chromosome 2, sHypSab1.hap1, whole genome shotgun sequence genome:
- the LOC132381045 gene encoding alpha-1,4-N-acetylglucosaminyltransferase-like produces the protein MSSPGVEVKLEAVIQVNPEKEKYWTHVLADGCRLALIWKYGGIYLDTDIISLRSLPFANFTCPENTGTVSNGALGFHYKHHTFLWNCMEDFVDHYNGDIWGQQGPQLITRVLKRWCNINELGTFIGKECNGIFIWITNRFYPVPYPAWERYFAPWKKEHVEQAFSDTYGAHVWNFMNKHKKRKVVAGSGSLMEHFFQLHCPNTYKNLIQSSNSRS, from the coding sequence GTAAATCCAGAAAAGGAGAAATATTGGACTCATGTACTAGCTGATGGCTGCAGGTTAGCATTGATCTGGAAATATGGAGGAATCTACCTGGATACTGACATTATATCACTGAGGTCTTTGCCGTTCGCTAACTTTACATGTCCAGAGAACACAGGAACAGTCAGTAATGGGGCACTCGGTTTCCATTATAAGCACCATACCTTTTTGTGGAATTGCATGGAAGACTTTGTGGATCATTACAATGGGGATATTTGGGGTCAGCAGGGACCTCAACTGATCACCCGTGTGCTGAAGAGATGGTGCAATATTAATGAACTAGGCACCTTCATTGGCAAGGAATGCAATGGCATCTTTATATGGATCACAAATCGTTTCTATCCAGTCCCATATCCAGCATGGGAGAGGTACTTTGCTCCCTGGAAAAAGGAGCATGTAGAACAGGCCTTTTCAGATACATATGGAGCACATGTCTGGAACTTTatgaataaacacaagaaaagaAAAGTTGTTGCTGGAAGTGGATCATTAATGGAACATTTTTTCCAGTTGCATTGTCCAAATACATACAAAAATTTGATTCAATCCAGCAATAGTAGATCCTGA